Proteins encoded by one window of Thermostichus vulcanus str. 'Rupite':
- the menA gene encoding 2-carboxy-1,4-naphthoquinone phytyltransferase, with translation MELGASPAQPSEQASWNGPSRKQLWMAAIKPPMYSVAIMPIWVGSAIAYAQVGVMDWQVLAVFLGAAICILAWTNISNDVFDAQTGIDKNKHHSLVNLTGKPEQVFWVGNAFLALGLLGILWLSWRQSDPTVLVLVLIACGLGYAYQGPPLRLGYQGIGEILCFFSFGPLAVLAAHYSQIQTWSLTGLAASLVVGIVTSLILFCSHFHQVQDDLACGKRSPVVRLGTLRSARLIPWICGSIFGLTAIFVGLGMFPVWTLLSLVGIPFAVQLSRLLGTYHDQPPRISQSKFIAVALHFWVGLFLGLGFMLSRLG, from the coding sequence ATGGAACTCGGTGCTAGCCCAGCGCAACCTTCTGAACAGGCTTCCTGGAACGGCCCCTCACGCAAACAACTGTGGATGGCCGCCATCAAGCCCCCCATGTACAGTGTGGCGATCATGCCCATTTGGGTGGGATCCGCCATTGCGTATGCTCAGGTGGGGGTAATGGATTGGCAGGTTTTGGCGGTGTTTCTCGGGGCTGCCATCTGCATTTTGGCCTGGACCAACATCAGCAATGATGTGTTCGATGCCCAGACTGGGATTGACAAAAACAAGCATCACTCGCTGGTCAATCTGACAGGCAAGCCGGAGCAGGTTTTCTGGGTGGGCAACGCCTTCTTGGCCCTTGGCCTATTGGGGATCCTGTGGTTGAGCTGGCGGCAATCGGATCCGACGGTGCTGGTCCTGGTGCTGATTGCCTGTGGACTGGGTTATGCCTATCAGGGACCACCATTGCGGCTGGGCTACCAAGGGATTGGGGAAATTCTCTGTTTTTTCAGTTTTGGGCCACTGGCGGTTTTGGCTGCCCACTACAGCCAAATTCAAACCTGGTCGCTGACGGGGTTGGCAGCTTCTTTGGTGGTGGGGATCGTCACCAGCTTGATTCTGTTTTGCTCCCATTTTCATCAGGTGCAGGATGATCTAGCCTGCGGTAAACGCTCACCTGTGGTGCGTCTGGGTACGTTGCGCTCGGCCCGCCTGATTCCCTGGATCTGTGGCAGCATTTTTGGGTTGACGGCGATCTTTGTCGGTTTGGGGATGTTTCCGGTTTGGACGTTGCTTAGCCTGGTAGGGATCCCTTTTGCGGTGCAGCTGTCCCGCTTGTTGGGCACCTATCACGACCAGCCGCCGCGAATTAGCCAGTCCAAGTTCATCGCCGTTGCTCTGCATTTTTGGGTGGGGCTATTTCTGGGGTTGGGGTTTATGCTGAGTCGCCTGGGTTAG
- a CDS encoding isochorismate synthase, which yields MTFSLSPCSEWPRIWPTLPVQASPWTAQEGDPHRWDPVLAACQQTARARGIPQILSLSRSFSGLDPLVVLAQSLGSNSGSGLADSSYCYLAHTARYGSVRVLGLGALRRVYLLGEGRFQASRAFLQELQPHVHTEAVDWGSRASTPASGQEQERPLCFSRFSFNPERTYGPAALLVLPEWQIWQEQGPRSSVVAPVSKGSRTVARLNLEVRPESDLAVLGTRIHHFFAHMSRLSQHPLPRWELQTPLQVEVNREELLARIDRALQAIRAGSLEKVVLAEAVDLPLATPPPIPTVLAYLEQRYADCSVFAFAEGIGSREAWALDTAAGQGQPFSSPERVFLGASPERLLSVWQGQIQIDALAGSIARGETVSQDQALAQQLLQSPKDRQEHQLVVQSVGEALRQVGLKPHIPSQPRLLQLANIQHLQTLIQAEMPPDLHLFDLLARLHPTAAVGGYPKQAAVDWIEAAEPFDRSGYAAPLGWVDLQGNGEFVVAIRSALIRGDRARLYAGAGIVVDSRPEQEVAEIQLKLQSLAQALAIQSTLSVC from the coding sequence ATGACCTTCTCCCTTTCTCCCTGTTCAGAATGGCCCAGAATTTGGCCAACGCTCCCGGTTCAGGCTTCTCCTTGGACAGCTCAGGAGGGGGATCCCCACCGCTGGGATCCCGTATTAGCCGCCTGCCAACAGACGGCGCGGGCGCGGGGCATTCCCCAAATTCTCAGTCTGTCCCGTTCTTTCTCAGGGTTGGATCCTCTGGTGGTGCTGGCCCAATCCCTTGGCTCCAACAGTGGGAGTGGACTGGCGGATTCGAGCTATTGCTATCTTGCCCACACAGCCCGCTACGGCAGCGTTAGGGTGCTCGGCCTGGGAGCCCTGCGGCGGGTTTACCTATTGGGGGAAGGGCGCTTTCAAGCCTCACGGGCTTTTTTGCAGGAGCTACAGCCCCATGTGCATACCGAAGCGGTGGATTGGGGATCCCGAGCTTCAACCCCGGCAAGTGGGCAGGAACAGGAACGGCCTTTGTGCTTTAGCCGCTTTAGCTTTAACCCCGAGCGCACCTATGGCCCAGCCGCCCTGTTGGTGTTGCCGGAATGGCAGATCTGGCAGGAGCAGGGGCCAAGGAGCTCTGTTGTTGCACCGGTTTCAAAGGGATCCCGGACGGTAGCCCGGTTGAACTTGGAGGTCAGGCCCGAGAGCGATTTGGCGGTCTTGGGCACTCGTATCCACCACTTTTTTGCCCACATGTCGCGGTTGTCTCAACACCCGTTGCCCCGCTGGGAATTGCAAACGCCTCTGCAGGTGGAGGTCAATCGAGAGGAACTCCTAGCCCGCATTGACAGGGCTTTGCAAGCGATTCGAGCCGGATCCCTGGAAAAGGTGGTCCTGGCGGAAGCGGTTGATCTGCCTTTGGCTACCCCACCCCCAATCCCAACGGTGTTGGCCTACCTGGAACAGCGCTATGCCGATTGCAGCGTGTTTGCTTTTGCGGAGGGCATTGGCAGCAGGGAAGCTTGGGCTTTGGACACCGCTGCCGGTCAAGGGCAACCTTTCTCTTCTCCAGAGCGAGTCTTTTTGGGAGCCAGCCCAGAACGGTTGCTCTCCGTCTGGCAAGGGCAAATCCAGATCGATGCCTTGGCCGGGTCCATAGCACGGGGGGAAACCGTCAGCCAGGATCAAGCCCTAGCCCAGCAGCTACTGCAGAGTCCTAAAGACCGTCAGGAACATCAGTTGGTGGTGCAATCGGTGGGAGAAGCCCTGCGCCAAGTGGGGTTAAAGCCGCACATTCCCTCCCAGCCTCGTTTGTTGCAGTTGGCCAATATCCAGCACCTACAAACCTTGATCCAAGCGGAAATGCCGCCTGACCTCCATCTTTTTGACCTGTTGGCCCGGTTGCACCCAACAGCGGCTGTCGGCGGCTACCCCAAGCAGGCGGCAGTGGATTGGATCGAAGCGGCAGAACCCTTTGACCGCTCCGGCTATGCGGCACCCCTGGGCTGGGTGGATTTGCAGGGGAATGGGGAGTTTGTGGTGGCGATCCGATCCGCTCTCATTCGTGGGGATCGGGCTCGTTTGTACGCGGGTGCCGGCATCGTGGTTGATTCTCGTCCGGAGCAGGAGGTAGCAGAGATTCAGCTGAAGTTGCAATCTCTGGCACAAGCTTTGGCCATCCAATCAACCCTCTCTGTTTGTTGA
- a CDS encoding NAD-dependent epimerase/dehydratase family protein — protein MAKILVTGGAGMIGSNLVKRLVAEGHDVFVVDNLWRGKLDYLKNEVGNFVIPLEERFFLLDLAIAGIIDNLVSQVEYVIHLADIVAGIDYVFAHQGEIFRKNIVINSNVIHSVRKNRSSIKGFIYTGTACSFPLSLQQDIDSRPLREEDLYPAQPESAYGWSKLIGNYETELLEKETQIPCAILMLHNVYGTPCDIGPRRQVIPSLITKAIRFPKEPFIVWGSGSQGRAFVHVDDVVDAIVLTLEKGLGRGTIQIGPSSCTTIQALAEMIVSISGKDIKIIYDTTQPEGDKSRRADYCKARDILGWDPKIPLRQGLEEQYRWIEEHIKRRQWMIPLMCKLAS, from the coding sequence ATGGCTAAAATTCTGGTCACTGGTGGTGCCGGAATGATTGGCTCTAACCTTGTCAAGCGGTTGGTGGCTGAAGGGCACGATGTTTTTGTGGTGGATAACCTCTGGCGAGGCAAACTAGATTATCTAAAAAATGAGGTGGGGAACTTCGTAATTCCTTTAGAGGAAAGGTTTTTCTTACTGGATCTTGCCATCGCAGGAATAATCGATAACCTTGTCAGTCAAGTTGAGTACGTCATTCATTTGGCTGATATTGTGGCAGGCATAGATTACGTTTTTGCCCATCAGGGAGAAATTTTTAGAAAAAATATCGTTATAAACTCAAACGTGATTCACTCAGTCAGGAAGAATCGAAGCTCCATAAAAGGATTCATCTATACCGGCACAGCCTGTAGCTTCCCATTGTCTTTACAACAGGATATCGACTCAAGGCCCCTACGGGAAGAAGACCTATATCCTGCCCAGCCCGAATCCGCTTATGGATGGAGCAAGTTGATTGGCAACTATGAGACCGAGCTCTTGGAAAAAGAAACCCAAATTCCCTGCGCGATCCTCATGCTACACAATGTCTATGGAACTCCCTGTGATATTGGCCCTCGTCGGCAGGTCATTCCATCTTTAATCACCAAAGCCATCCGGTTTCCAAAAGAACCCTTTATTGTTTGGGGCAGTGGATCCCAAGGCAGAGCCTTCGTCCATGTGGATGATGTTGTGGATGCGATTGTGCTGACCTTAGAAAAGGGACTGGGGCGAGGCACCATTCAAATCGGGCCATCCTCTTGCACCACCATTCAAGCCTTAGCTGAAATGATTGTCAGCATTTCTGGCAAAGACATTAAAATTATCTACGACACTACACAACCAGAGGGAGATAAGTCGCGCAGAGCTGACTACTGCAAAGCCAGAGACATTTTAGGCTGGGATCCAAAAATACCTCTTCGGCAAGGGCTTGAGGAGCAATATCGATGGATTGAGGAACACATCAAACGGCGACAATGGATGATTCCTCTCATGTGCAAACTGGCTTCATGA
- a CDS encoding WecB/TagA/CpsF family glycosyltransferase: MGRFFDVNIEFNRDKVNEIIFSAISNKQKGYVCSIESNNLSIANVNPEYNTIINGSLVNICDGSVLAKILAWIHQQDFDSYIGADLFLAFIEMKTFKQYFLGNTQEILDSLRVNLAKIDPAIQTMRFCPLPFVDVERFDYPAIAKDINADQPDIIWVSLGAPKQEIFMHKLLPYLEQGVMFGFGAVFNFNADTGSVKRAPKWMLRWRLEWLYRAYEEPRKTIPRYIRFLCLLPRLVWQEYQTLRQQRRLIP, translated from the coding sequence ATGGGCAGATTCTTTGATGTCAACATTGAGTTCAATCGAGATAAAGTTAATGAAATCATTTTCTCCGCTATCTCGAACAAGCAAAAAGGCTATGTCTGTTCTATTGAAAGTAATAATCTCTCTATTGCCAATGTCAATCCTGAATACAATACGATCATTAACGGATCTTTAGTCAATATATGTGATGGCTCTGTGTTGGCTAAGATCCTTGCATGGATTCACCAACAGGATTTTGATTCGTACATAGGAGCAGATCTATTCCTCGCTTTCATTGAAATGAAAACCTTCAAGCAATATTTCCTGGGAAATACTCAAGAGATTTTGGACAGCCTACGAGTGAATCTTGCCAAGATCGATCCTGCCATTCAAACCATGAGATTTTGCCCGTTGCCTTTTGTAGATGTGGAGAGGTTTGACTATCCTGCCATTGCCAAAGACATCAATGCTGATCAACCGGATATCATTTGGGTTTCCCTTGGGGCTCCCAAGCAGGAAATCTTCATGCACAAGCTTCTCCCTTATCTTGAGCAAGGGGTAATGTTCGGTTTTGGTGCGGTCTTTAACTTCAATGCCGACACCGGAAGCGTAAAACGCGCCCCTAAATGGATGTTGAGGTGGAGGCTAGAGTGGCTGTATCGAGCCTATGAAGAACCCCGGAAGACTATTCCCAGATACATTCGTTTTCTTTGCCTCCTACCCCGGTTGGTTTGGCAGGAGTATCAGACCCTTAGGCAACAGAGGCGTTTGATCCCCTAA